One genomic window of Quercus robur chromosome 6, dhQueRobu3.1, whole genome shotgun sequence includes the following:
- the LOC126732469 gene encoding probable methyltransferase TCM_000336 isoform X1, which produces MPLKREQKQHYVQGQTPTNMDVEKVFRMTGGDGVTSYAKNSSFQKKASDMVKHITTETIQELFVTTTPNSIGIADLGCSSGPNSLTIIKDIVKAVERTSSTLMLHQPPEFRVYLNDLPTNDFNSIFKTLPEFYRELRKEKSGVCPSIFIGGYAGSFYGRLFPNNCLHFVYSSYSLHWLSRVPPALYDEQGRSINKGHVYISESSPPQVSQAYYKQFQEDFMLFLGSRSEELIVGGRMVLILLGRRGPDHVDRGNSFFWELLSRSFANLISKGELEVEKLDTYDVHFYAPSKIEIEDEVRKEGSFELDRLEMFEIERDEKDEESYGAAVARTVRAIQESMISDHFGPRILDNLFEIYGRMVDEEMAKEEIKPLTFVIVLRKL; this is translated from the exons ATGCctttaaaaagagaacaaaaacagcACTATGTTCAAGGGCAAACTCCAACCAACATGGATGTGGAGAAAGTCTTCCGTATGACTGGAGGTGATGGTGTCACAAGTTATGCCAAAAATTCCTCATTTCAG aagAAAGCGTCTGATATGGTGAAGCACATAACCACAGAAACCATACAAGAACTTTTTGTCACAACTACTCCAAACAGCATAGGCATAGCTGATTTGGGTTGCTCTTCTGGACCCAATTCCTTAACCATCATCAAAGATATTGTTAAAGCTGTTGAAAGGACTAGCAGTACATTAATGCTGCATCAACCACCAGAGTTCCGCGTGTACCTTAATGATCTTCCAACAAATGACTTCAATTCAATCTTCAAGACCTTGCCAGAATTCTACAGGGagcttagaaaagaaaaaagtggtgTGTGTCCCTCTATTTTCATTGGAGGTTATGCTGGCTCTTTTTATGGAAGACTTTTTCCCAACAATTGCTTGCACTTTGTCTATTCATCCTACAGTTTGCACTGGCTCTCAAGG GTTCCTCCAGCACTTTACGATGAGCAAGGCAGGTCAATAAACAAAGGCCACGTTTACATTTCTGAATCCAGCCCTCCACAGGTTTCCCAGGCATACTATAAGCAATTCCAGGAGGACTTCATGTTGTTTCTTGGGTCACGGTCTGAGGAGCTCATTGTTGGAGGACGAATGGTGCTTATCTTGCTTGGTAGGAGAGGTCCTGACCATGTTGACAGAGGCAACTCTTTCTTTTGGGAACTTCTCTCACGGTCCTTTGCCAATTTGATCTCCAAG GGAGAACTTGAGGTAGAGAAGCTTGATACCTATGATGTGCATTTCTATGCACCatcaaaaattgaaatagaagATGAAGTGAGAAAGGAAGGTTCTTTTGAGTTGGACCGGCTGGAAATGTTTGAAATAGAGAGggatgaaaaagatgaagagagCTATGGTGCTGCTGTTGCAAGGACAGTTAGGGCCATCCAAGAATCTATGATTTCCGACCATTTTGGACCGAGGATTTTAGACAATTTGTTTGAAATCTATGGAAGAATGGTGGATGAAGAAATggctaaagaagaaattaagcCCCTCACTTTTGTTATTGTTCTAAGAAAACTATGA
- the LOC126732469 gene encoding probable methyltransferase TCM_000336 isoform X2, which yields MDVEKVFRMTGGDGVTSYAKNSSFQKASDMVKHITTETIQELFVTTTPNSIGIADLGCSSGPNSLTIIKDIVKAVERTSSTLMLHQPPEFRVYLNDLPTNDFNSIFKTLPEFYRELRKEKSGVCPSIFIGGYAGSFYGRLFPNNCLHFVYSSYSLHWLSRVPPALYDEQGRSINKGHVYISESSPPQVSQAYYKQFQEDFMLFLGSRSEELIVGGRMVLILLGRRGPDHVDRGNSFFWELLSRSFANLISKGELEVEKLDTYDVHFYAPSKIEIEDEVRKEGSFELDRLEMFEIERDEKDEESYGAAVARTVRAIQESMISDHFGPRILDNLFEIYGRMVDEEMAKEEIKPLTFVIVLRKL from the exons ATGGATGTGGAGAAAGTCTTCCGTATGACTGGAGGTGATGGTGTCACAAGTTATGCCAAAAATTCCTCATTTCAG AAAGCGTCTGATATGGTGAAGCACATAACCACAGAAACCATACAAGAACTTTTTGTCACAACTACTCCAAACAGCATAGGCATAGCTGATTTGGGTTGCTCTTCTGGACCCAATTCCTTAACCATCATCAAAGATATTGTTAAAGCTGTTGAAAGGACTAGCAGTACATTAATGCTGCATCAACCACCAGAGTTCCGCGTGTACCTTAATGATCTTCCAACAAATGACTTCAATTCAATCTTCAAGACCTTGCCAGAATTCTACAGGGagcttagaaaagaaaaaagtggtgTGTGTCCCTCTATTTTCATTGGAGGTTATGCTGGCTCTTTTTATGGAAGACTTTTTCCCAACAATTGCTTGCACTTTGTCTATTCATCCTACAGTTTGCACTGGCTCTCAAGG GTTCCTCCAGCACTTTACGATGAGCAAGGCAGGTCAATAAACAAAGGCCACGTTTACATTTCTGAATCCAGCCCTCCACAGGTTTCCCAGGCATACTATAAGCAATTCCAGGAGGACTTCATGTTGTTTCTTGGGTCACGGTCTGAGGAGCTCATTGTTGGAGGACGAATGGTGCTTATCTTGCTTGGTAGGAGAGGTCCTGACCATGTTGACAGAGGCAACTCTTTCTTTTGGGAACTTCTCTCACGGTCCTTTGCCAATTTGATCTCCAAG GGAGAACTTGAGGTAGAGAAGCTTGATACCTATGATGTGCATTTCTATGCACCatcaaaaattgaaatagaagATGAAGTGAGAAAGGAAGGTTCTTTTGAGTTGGACCGGCTGGAAATGTTTGAAATAGAGAGggatgaaaaagatgaagagagCTATGGTGCTGCTGTTGCAAGGACAGTTAGGGCCATCCAAGAATCTATGATTTCCGACCATTTTGGACCGAGGATTTTAGACAATTTGTTTGAAATCTATGGAAGAATGGTGGATGAAGAAATggctaaagaagaaattaagcCCCTCACTTTTGTTATTGTTCTAAGAAAACTATGA
- the LOC126732469 gene encoding probable methyltransferase TCM_000336 isoform X3 — translation MVSQVMPKIPHFRSTPFVSPGKKASDMVKHITTETIQELFVTTTPNSIGIADLGCSSGPNSLTIIKDIVKAVERTSSTLMLHQPPEFRVYLNDLPTNDFNSIFKTLPEFYRELRKEKSGVCPSIFIGGYAGSFYGRLFPNNCLHFVYSSYSLHWLSRVPPALYDEQGRSINKGHVYISESSPPQVSQAYYKQFQEDFMLFLGSRSEELIVGGRMVLILLGRRGPDHVDRGNSFFWELLSRSFANLISKGELEVEKLDTYDVHFYAPSKIEIEDEVRKEGSFELDRLEMFEIERDEKDEESYGAAVARTVRAIQESMISDHFGPRILDNLFEIYGRMVDEEMAKEEIKPLTFVIVLRKL, via the exons ATGGTGTCACAAGTTATGCCAAAAATTCCTCATTTCAGGTCTACCCCTTTTGTCTCTCCTGGG aagAAAGCGTCTGATATGGTGAAGCACATAACCACAGAAACCATACAAGAACTTTTTGTCACAACTACTCCAAACAGCATAGGCATAGCTGATTTGGGTTGCTCTTCTGGACCCAATTCCTTAACCATCATCAAAGATATTGTTAAAGCTGTTGAAAGGACTAGCAGTACATTAATGCTGCATCAACCACCAGAGTTCCGCGTGTACCTTAATGATCTTCCAACAAATGACTTCAATTCAATCTTCAAGACCTTGCCAGAATTCTACAGGGagcttagaaaagaaaaaagtggtgTGTGTCCCTCTATTTTCATTGGAGGTTATGCTGGCTCTTTTTATGGAAGACTTTTTCCCAACAATTGCTTGCACTTTGTCTATTCATCCTACAGTTTGCACTGGCTCTCAAGG GTTCCTCCAGCACTTTACGATGAGCAAGGCAGGTCAATAAACAAAGGCCACGTTTACATTTCTGAATCCAGCCCTCCACAGGTTTCCCAGGCATACTATAAGCAATTCCAGGAGGACTTCATGTTGTTTCTTGGGTCACGGTCTGAGGAGCTCATTGTTGGAGGACGAATGGTGCTTATCTTGCTTGGTAGGAGAGGTCCTGACCATGTTGACAGAGGCAACTCTTTCTTTTGGGAACTTCTCTCACGGTCCTTTGCCAATTTGATCTCCAAG GGAGAACTTGAGGTAGAGAAGCTTGATACCTATGATGTGCATTTCTATGCACCatcaaaaattgaaatagaagATGAAGTGAGAAAGGAAGGTTCTTTTGAGTTGGACCGGCTGGAAATGTTTGAAATAGAGAGggatgaaaaagatgaagagagCTATGGTGCTGCTGTTGCAAGGACAGTTAGGGCCATCCAAGAATCTATGATTTCCGACCATTTTGGACCGAGGATTTTAGACAATTTGTTTGAAATCTATGGAAGAATGGTGGATGAAGAAATggctaaagaagaaattaagcCCCTCACTTTTGTTATTGTTCTAAGAAAACTATGA
- the LOC126732469 gene encoding probable methyltransferase TCM_000336 isoform X4 produces MVSQVMPKIPHFRSTPFVSPGKASDMVKHITTETIQELFVTTTPNSIGIADLGCSSGPNSLTIIKDIVKAVERTSSTLMLHQPPEFRVYLNDLPTNDFNSIFKTLPEFYRELRKEKSGVCPSIFIGGYAGSFYGRLFPNNCLHFVYSSYSLHWLSRVPPALYDEQGRSINKGHVYISESSPPQVSQAYYKQFQEDFMLFLGSRSEELIVGGRMVLILLGRRGPDHVDRGNSFFWELLSRSFANLISKGELEVEKLDTYDVHFYAPSKIEIEDEVRKEGSFELDRLEMFEIERDEKDEESYGAAVARTVRAIQESMISDHFGPRILDNLFEIYGRMVDEEMAKEEIKPLTFVIVLRKL; encoded by the exons ATGGTGTCACAAGTTATGCCAAAAATTCCTCATTTCAGGTCTACCCCTTTTGTCTCTCCTGGG AAAGCGTCTGATATGGTGAAGCACATAACCACAGAAACCATACAAGAACTTTTTGTCACAACTACTCCAAACAGCATAGGCATAGCTGATTTGGGTTGCTCTTCTGGACCCAATTCCTTAACCATCATCAAAGATATTGTTAAAGCTGTTGAAAGGACTAGCAGTACATTAATGCTGCATCAACCACCAGAGTTCCGCGTGTACCTTAATGATCTTCCAACAAATGACTTCAATTCAATCTTCAAGACCTTGCCAGAATTCTACAGGGagcttagaaaagaaaaaagtggtgTGTGTCCCTCTATTTTCATTGGAGGTTATGCTGGCTCTTTTTATGGAAGACTTTTTCCCAACAATTGCTTGCACTTTGTCTATTCATCCTACAGTTTGCACTGGCTCTCAAGG GTTCCTCCAGCACTTTACGATGAGCAAGGCAGGTCAATAAACAAAGGCCACGTTTACATTTCTGAATCCAGCCCTCCACAGGTTTCCCAGGCATACTATAAGCAATTCCAGGAGGACTTCATGTTGTTTCTTGGGTCACGGTCTGAGGAGCTCATTGTTGGAGGACGAATGGTGCTTATCTTGCTTGGTAGGAGAGGTCCTGACCATGTTGACAGAGGCAACTCTTTCTTTTGGGAACTTCTCTCACGGTCCTTTGCCAATTTGATCTCCAAG GGAGAACTTGAGGTAGAGAAGCTTGATACCTATGATGTGCATTTCTATGCACCatcaaaaattgaaatagaagATGAAGTGAGAAAGGAAGGTTCTTTTGAGTTGGACCGGCTGGAAATGTTTGAAATAGAGAGggatgaaaaagatgaagagagCTATGGTGCTGCTGTTGCAAGGACAGTTAGGGCCATCCAAGAATCTATGATTTCCGACCATTTTGGACCGAGGATTTTAGACAATTTGTTTGAAATCTATGGAAGAATGGTGGATGAAGAAATggctaaagaagaaattaagcCCCTCACTTTTGTTATTGTTCTAAGAAAACTATGA
- the LOC126732470 gene encoding uncharacterized protein LOC126732470: protein MFRMANLFRYVEICLAVVLFSWTFTRLPFAVRLSGEYFRQLSAFVSSPLFVFILCNVIIVTLIVKSGCFSAQKPVADNAEAAIYEELIKHGGDSAEPPLETDPSVLTEPSGLVVYQDKQIVFEEKKSTIIGEAEMGSDSKVCRRTQSEKFERESSKKPRQKLRRSETEKCMKVAQSDENSPEKEYPKLSDEEFQRTIEAFIAKQSKFHRQESLAIVVSNHS, encoded by the coding sequence ATGTTTCGCATGGCGAACCTCTTTCGCTACGTGGAGATTTGTCTGGCTGTGGTTCTCTTCTCGTGGACCTTCACTCGTCTCCCCTTCGCCGTCAGACTCTCCGGTGAGTATTTCCGGCAACTCTCAGCTTTCGTCTCGAGCCCTCTCTTCGTGTTCATACTATGCAATGTCATCATCGTCACACTCATAGTCAAATCCGGCTGTTTCTCTGCCCAAAAACCTGTTGCTGACAATGCCGAGGCTGCAATCTACGAGGAACTCATCAAACACGGCGGCGACAGCGCGGAGCCACCGTTGGAAACCGACCCTTCGGTCCTGACTGAGCCATCGGGATTGGTTGTCTACCAAGACAAACAGATCGTCTTCGAAGAGAAGAAGAGCACTATCATAGGCGAAGCTGAAATGGGTTCGGATTCGAAAGTCTGTAGGAGGACTCAGTCGGAGAAGTTCGAGCGTGAGAGTTCGAAGAAACCTCGCCAAAAGCTCCGTCGTTCTGAGACGGAGAAGTGCATGAAAGTTGCTCAGTCCGATGAGAATTCGCCGGAGAAAGAGTATCCAAAGCTAAGCGACGAGGAGTTCCAGCGCACCATAGAGGCCTTCATTGCCAAGCAGTCTAAGTTTCATCGCCAAGAGTCTCTCGCTATTGTTGTTTCCAACCACAGCTGA